The following coding sequences lie in one Oncorhynchus gorbuscha isolate QuinsamMale2020 ecotype Even-year linkage group LG10, OgorEven_v1.0, whole genome shotgun sequence genomic window:
- the LOC124046544 gene encoding creatine kinase, testis isozyme-like, whose protein sequence is MPFGNTHNALKMKYASSEEYPDLSQHNNHMAKILTPAIYERLRSKQTPSGFTLDDVIQTGIDNPGHPFIMTVGCVAGDEETYEVFKELLDPIIEDRHGGYKPTDKHKTDLNPINLKGGDDLDPNYVLSSRVRTGRSIRGFCLPPHCSRGERRGVEKMSVEALDSLSGDLKGKYYALKNMTDAEQQQLIDDHFLFDKPVSPLLLASGMARDWPDGRGIWHNDTKTFLVWVNEEDHLRVISMQKGGNMKEVFNRFCTGLTKIETLFKDKGTSFMWNEHLGYVLTCPSNLGTGLRAGVHVKIPNMSKHAKFEEVLKRLRLQKRGTGGVDTAAVGGTFDISNADRLGFSEVELVQMVVDGVKLLVEMEKKLEKGQSIDNIMPAQK, encoded by the exons ATGCCGTTCGGAAACACCCACAACGCGCTAAAGATGAAGTACGCTTCTAGTGAGGAGTACCCAGATCTCAGCCAGCACAATAATCATATGGCCAAGATCTTGACCCCTGCCATCTACGAGCGTCTGAGGAGCAAACAAACGCCCAGTGGTTTTACATTGGATGATGTCATTCAAACCGGGATTGATAACCCAG GCCATCCCTTCATCATGACTGTGGGATGTGTGGCTGGAGATGAGGAGACATACGAGGTCTTCAAGGAGCTGCTGGATCCCATCATTGAGGACAGACATGGAGGATACAAGCCTACAGACAAGCACAagaccgacctcaacccaatcaaCCTGAAG GGTGGAGATGACCTGGACCCCAACTACGTCCTTAGCTCCCGTGTCCGAACAGGAAGGAGCATCCGGGGGTTCTGTCTGCCCCCACACTGCAGCCGTGGAGAGCGAAGGGGCGTTGAGAAAATGTCTGTTGAAG CTCTGGACTCCCTGTCCGGTGACCTGAAGGGGAAGTACTACGCCCTGAAAAACATGACAGATGCCGAGCAGCAGCAGCTGATTGATGATCACTTCCTGTTTGATAAGCCAGTGTCTCCTCTGCTGCTGGCCTCTGGCATGGCCCGGGACTGGCCCGATGGCAGGGGGATCTG GCACAATGATACCAAGACCTTCCTGGTTTGGGTCAACGAGGAGGACCACCTGCGTGTCATCTCCATGCAGAAGGGTGGCAACATGAAGGAGGTGTTCAACCGTTTCTGTACTGGCCTCACAAAG ATTGAAACCCTGTTCAAAGATAAGGGCACTTCATTCATGTGGAACGAGCACTTAGGCTACGTGCTCACCTGCCCATCCAACCTGGGAACAGGGCTGCGTGCTGGAGTCCACGTCAAGATCCCCAACATGAGCAAGCACGCCAAATTCGAGGAGGTACTCAAGAGGCTAAGGCTTCAGAAACGTGGAACAG GTGGAGTGGACACCGCAGCTGTGGGTGGCACCTTCGACATCTCCAATGCCGATCGCCTGGGCTTCTCCGAGGTGGAGCTGGTGCAGATGGTTGTGGATGGAGTCAAGCTGCTGGTTGAGATGGAGAAGAAGCTGGAGAAAGGCCAGTCTATCGACAACATCATGCCTGCCCAGAAGTGA